A single region of the Triticum dicoccoides isolate Atlit2015 ecotype Zavitan chromosome 2B, WEW_v2.0, whole genome shotgun sequence genome encodes:
- the LOC119368075 gene encoding homeobox-leucine zipper protein HOX14-like has translation MDNQQLFGSSYVDAPFFAANGTAQRESQPKARRRRRKAARCGGGDGNGGEMDGGGDPKKRRLTDEQAEMLELSFREERKLETGRKVYLAAELGLDPKQVAVWFQNRRARHKSKTLEQEFTRLKHAHDADILHKCHLQNEVLRLKERLRATEEEVQRLRSAAGSHGASGDGGDAAGAVSVCGGSPGSSFSTGTWQQHLGFSGANELGPDDDLMMCVPDCFFA, from the exons ATGGACAACCAGCAGCTCTTTGGTTCCTCCTACGTGGACGCGCCTTTCTTCGCGGCCAATG GCACGGCGCAGCGGGAGAGCCAGCCGAAGGCTCGGCGCAGGCGGCGGAAGGCCGCGAGATGCGGCGGAGGGGATGGTAACGGCGGGGAGATGGACGGAGGAGGGGACCCCAAGAAGCGGCGGCTCACCGATGAGCAGGCAGAGATGCTGGAGCTGAGCTTCCGGGAGGAACGCAAGCTGGAGACTGGCCGGAAGGTGTATCTGGCCGCCGAGCTCGGGCTCGACCCCAAGCAGGTCGCCGTGTGGTTCCAGAACCGCCGGGCGCGCCACAAGAGCAAGACGCTCGAGCAGGAGTTCACCAGGCTCAAGCACGCTCACGACGCAGACATCCTCCACAAATGCCACCTCCAGAACGAG GTGCTGAGGCTGAAGGAGAGGCTGAGAGCGACTGAGGAGGAGGTGCAGCGCCTCAGGTCGGCAGCTGGGAGCCACGGGGCATCCGGCGATGGCGGAGACGCCGCTGGCGCCGTTAGCGTGTGCGGCGGGAGCCCAGGCTCGTCCTTCTCGACGGGAACCTGGCAGCAGCATCTGGGTTTCAGCGGGGCAAACGAGCTGGGGCCGGACGATGACCTGATGATGTGCGTACCCGACTGTTTTTTCGCATGA